A DNA window from Arachis duranensis cultivar V14167 chromosome 3, aradu.V14167.gnm2.J7QH, whole genome shotgun sequence contains the following coding sequences:
- the LOC107478259 gene encoding uncharacterized protein LOC107478259, with the protein MESQLDFYGPELLNSINCSGLPPHKLILKVSIPVMLLRNINQSSGLCNGTRLQVRKLGNHVIECKVLTGNNVGHIALILRINMVPTNETVPIWQKGMLRRPTKGSRRLRRSPGLGPEVPRQSFLLLLLLLLLRLWVLPLNLL; encoded by the exons ATGGAGAGTCAACTAGATTTCTATGGTCCTGAATTACTGAATAGTATAAATTGCTCTGGTTTGCCTCCACAtaaattaatactcaaggtTAGTATTCCGGTGATGTTACTGAGGAATATTAACCAATCCAGTGGTCTTTGTAATGGTACAAGGCTACAAGTTAGAAAGCTTGGAAATCATGTCATAGAATGTAAAGTCTTAACGGGTAACAATGTTGGTCATATTGCTTTGATTCTAAGAATAAATATGGTACCAACAAATGAAACCGTCCCA ATATGGCAAAAAGGAATGCTCAGGAGGCCTACCAAAGGGTCCAGGAGGCTAAGGCGAAGTCCAGGGCTAGGGCCGGAGGTGCCAAGGCAGTcgtttctcctcctcctcctcctcctcctcctaagACTGTGGGTACTCCCTCTCAACctattataa